A genome region from Dendrosporobacter quercicolus includes the following:
- a CDS encoding NAD(P)H-dependent oxidoreductase yields MKHLILYAHPNPRSFNAAILDKTVKSLESKGHQVIVRDLYQINFDPVLKGSDFEAFQSGKNPADIDKEHGYIAEADVIMLIYPIWWTGIPAILKGYIDRVFSYGFAYKHEQGVPVGLLTGKKGFIINTQGTPAEYYDSNGMTDSMKETSDIGIFDFCGIESVGHIFFGAVPSVDDATRKVMLETLKGKLDSLF; encoded by the coding sequence ATGAAGCATTTAATTCTGTATGCCCATCCAAATCCGAGGAGTTTCAATGCCGCTATCCTGGACAAAACCGTAAAATCGTTGGAAAGTAAAGGTCATCAGGTTATCGTTCGGGATCTCTACCAAATAAATTTTGATCCAGTGCTGAAGGGGTCTGATTTTGAGGCCTTCCAATCCGGGAAGAATCCGGCTGACATTGACAAGGAGCACGGATACATTGCTGAAGCCGATGTAATTATGTTGATTTATCCAATCTGGTGGACTGGAATCCCCGCCATATTGAAAGGGTATATTGACCGAGTCTTTTCTTATGGCTTTGCTTACAAACATGAACAGGGTGTTCCGGTCGGGCTTCTCACAGGTAAAAAAGGATTTATCATTAATACCCAAGGTACTCCAGCTGAGTATTATGACTCAAACGGAATGACAGATTCCATGAAGGAAACATCTGATATTGGTATATTCGATTTTTGTGGAATTGAGTCGGTGGGACATATCTTTTTTGGTGCAGTGCCGTCAGTTGATGATGCGACCCGTAAAGTTATGTTGGAGACATTAAAGGGCAAGCTGGACAGTCTTTTTTAA
- the folB gene encoding dihydroneopterin aldolase: protein MADKILLKNMMFYGFHGVFEYEREQGQRFYIDVELTADFDQAGKTDNLEDTIDYTAIYSHIKEIAETQRFQLLEALASQLCDSILAAYDRLQAITVRIRKPAVPIPGQIDFVQVEIARSR, encoded by the coding sequence ATGGCTGATAAAATTTTACTTAAGAATATGATGTTCTATGGATTTCATGGTGTATTTGAATATGAACGCGAGCAAGGGCAGCGTTTTTATATTGATGTAGAGCTAACGGCTGATTTTGATCAGGCCGGGAAAACCGACAACCTGGAAGACACCATTGACTATACGGCAATCTACAGTCATATTAAAGAAATTGCCGAGACGCAGCGATTTCAATTGTTGGAGGCTTTGGCCAGCCAGCTTTGCGACAGTATACTGGCCGCTTATGACAGGTTGCAGGCTATCACGGTAAGAATTCGCAAGCCGGCAGTTCCAATACCCGGACAGATCGATTTTGTTCAGGTAGAAATTGCCCGGAGCAGATGA
- a CDS encoding Na/Pi cotransporter family protein — protein sequence MYFLLSAALGIFLLLCGIFGMRHGLQNLLGSKLRKMLTTITVNPWRGLLVGIFTSALMQSSTAVSLITIGLVSANYLSFYQSLGIILGANIGTCTTVQLMTVSLPNHYIYPLLLLFIIIMILIKKVRYPAMAVSGLLSIFAGIELLSATLSNISELNTAIQYIVAGNTNPLYGIAGGILITLLLQSSSAATAVLMAFAADGKVDLLTACYVVYGNNIGSCISSLIIGAAAPLAAKRVAAAHIILNIAGAMIFLPFTNLLTALVAMLSSDFAGQIAFVHTLFNLLSSIVVMPFVRQYAKLIIFLIPGRNRDW from the coding sequence ATGTATTTTTTATTATCAGCTGCTTTAGGCATATTTTTGTTGCTTTGCGGAATTTTCGGCATGCGCCATGGACTGCAAAACCTGCTGGGCAGCAAACTCCGTAAAATGCTCACCACAATAACAGTCAATCCCTGGCGCGGCCTGTTGGTGGGGATTTTTACATCCGCTTTAATGCAGAGCAGCACAGCCGTATCTTTGATCACCATCGGTTTGGTCAGCGCCAATTACCTTAGTTTTTACCAAAGCCTTGGCATTATCCTCGGCGCTAATATCGGCACCTGCACCACTGTGCAGTTAATGACGGTATCATTGCCAAATCACTATATCTACCCCCTATTGCTATTATTTATCATCATTATGATTTTGATAAAAAAAGTTCGTTACCCCGCAATGGCTGTCAGCGGCCTGTTAAGTATTTTTGCCGGTATAGAATTGCTGTCAGCTACGCTAAGCAATATTTCCGAACTCAACACTGCAATCCAATATATCGTCGCCGGTAACACCAATCCCCTGTACGGCATCGCCGGAGGCATACTGATCACCCTCCTGCTTCAATCCAGCAGTGCGGCAACTGCCGTGCTGATGGCTTTTGCCGCCGACGGAAAAGTCGATTTGCTCACAGCCTGCTATGTTGTATACGGGAACAACATTGGTTCATGCATTTCCTCTCTAATCATCGGTGCCGCCGCGCCACTAGCCGCCAAAAGAGTAGCTGCCGCCCATATTATATTAAATATTGCAGGCGCTATGATTTTTCTGCCGTTCACTAACTTGCTTACAGCGCTTGTTGCTATGCTGAGTTCCGATTTTGCCGGACAAATAGCATTCGTACATACCCTGTTTAACCTATTGTCATCAATCGTCGTAATGCCGTTTGTCAGACAATATGCCAAATTAATTATCTTTCTTATTCCCGGCAGAAACCGGGATTGGTAA
- the folP gene encoding dihydropteroate synthase has product MNFNPRVVEITTARQACLELKKVDCHASGINIMADKAVFRTIKLEQVPAKAASLLKQTFLAKGGEVAVARGTADLSVEYTDVLICATLKQYKLAVSQLKLQPWGLPRLACCIEELLAFAETFPARHYQWSNQQLTIKPGRTLIMGILNITPDSFSDGGKYNRVELAMKRTEELIAAGADIIDIGAESTRPYAGAEVISAREELDRLLPVVEQVIACSSVPISIDTYKSSVAYEALKLGAHMINDVWGLQKDPAMAEVIAKFDVPAIVMHNQQGTHYARDIMAHICEYLQRSVALGVAAGIDRSKMIIDPGIGFGKTPAQNLDVMSRLEQLAAVGCPVLLGTSRKRFIGEVLGAEVDDRVEGTGATVALGIVKGVNIVRVHDVRAMTRVARMMDAMLGSGENG; this is encoded by the coding sequence ATGAATTTTAATCCCCGTGTTGTTGAAATAACCACAGCCAGGCAAGCCTGTCTGGAATTAAAAAAAGTAGATTGTCACGCCAGTGGCATCAATATAATGGCTGATAAAGCAGTGTTCCGGACAATCAAATTAGAACAAGTACCGGCTAAAGCTGCAAGCTTGCTGAAGCAAACCTTTTTGGCTAAAGGCGGTGAGGTCGCTGTAGCCCGGGGTACAGCTGATTTGAGCGTTGAATATACCGATGTATTAATTTGCGCTACCTTAAAACAGTATAAACTTGCGGTAAGTCAATTGAAGCTTCAGCCGTGGGGATTGCCGCGGCTGGCTTGTTGTATTGAAGAATTGCTGGCTTTTGCCGAAACGTTTCCGGCAAGGCATTATCAATGGTCTAATCAGCAGTTAACAATAAAACCCGGCCGTACCCTGATTATGGGAATTTTGAATATAACGCCGGATTCATTTTCCGATGGCGGCAAATATAACCGTGTTGAGCTGGCGATGAAACGGACTGAGGAACTGATTGCGGCTGGTGCTGATATCATTGATATCGGCGCTGAATCGACCAGACCGTATGCCGGAGCAGAAGTAATATCAGCGCGAGAAGAACTTGACCGCCTGCTGCCAGTGGTGGAGCAGGTGATTGCCTGCTCCAGCGTGCCAATCTCAATAGATACTTATAAATCGAGTGTGGCCTATGAGGCTTTGAAGCTGGGCGCTCATATGATCAATGACGTTTGGGGTCTGCAGAAGGACCCGGCGATGGCTGAAGTGATTGCCAAATTCGATGTTCCGGCAATTGTCATGCACAATCAGCAGGGAACCCATTACGCGCGCGATATTATGGCGCATATCTGTGAATATTTACAGCGCAGTGTTGCGCTTGGCGTAGCTGCCGGAATTGACCGGAGTAAAATGATCATTGATCCCGGAATCGGGTTCGGCAAGACACCAGCCCAGAATTTAGATGTAATGTCTCGCCTGGAGCAGCTAGCAGCCGTAGGCTGCCCGGTCTTGCTGGGCACATCACGCAAAAGATTTATTGGCGAAGTGCTGGGGGCCGAAGTGGACGACCGGGTCGAAGGGACAGGCGCAACAGTGGCTTTGGGGATCGTCAAAGGCGTCAATATTGTACGGGTGCATGATGTCAGAGCAATGACCAGAGTCGCCAGGATGATGGATGCAATGTTAGGGAGTGGAGAAAATGGCTGA
- a CDS encoding NlpC/P60 family protein — protein sequence MSKLMRIVVIVLMLVCTVSITYASGTFEQGDQGQDVTAIQERLIALGYDIVADGDFGSATANAVKAFQRDHGLESDGVVGAQTYLSLMGRDIPVSRDGSSVAVRRITQTSFRYVGVPYRFGGTSPNGFDCSGFVQFVYGNNGVNLPRTADQQFEMGQPVSYQRLQPGDLVFFSTYAPGPSHSGIYLGNGKFISSTSSRGVVVDALGSGYWGARYIGARRVL from the coding sequence TTGAGTAAACTTATGCGTATTGTAGTAATTGTTTTAATGCTGGTCTGTACAGTTTCGATTACCTATGCATCCGGTACTTTTGAGCAAGGCGATCAAGGACAGGATGTAACAGCAATTCAAGAGCGGTTGATTGCTTTGGGGTATGATATCGTCGCCGACGGTGATTTCGGTTCTGCAACGGCAAATGCGGTAAAAGCATTCCAGAGAGATCATGGCCTTGAATCTGATGGCGTTGTTGGCGCTCAAACTTATCTGTCTCTTATGGGGCGGGATATCCCTGTAAGCCGGGATGGCTCCAGTGTAGCGGTAAGACGGATAACGCAAACTTCTTTTCGCTATGTTGGCGTGCCGTACCGGTTTGGCGGTACTAGCCCCAATGGGTTTGACTGTTCCGGCTTCGTGCAATTTGTTTATGGCAATAATGGCGTTAATCTGCCAAGAACGGCGGATCAGCAGTTTGAAATGGGACAGCCGGTATCTTATCAGCGGTTGCAGCCAGGAGATCTTGTGTTTTTCTCCACCTATGCTCCCGGGCCGTCGCATAGCGGCATTTATTTGGGAAATGGCAAGTTTATCAGCTCAACTTCGAGCCGCGGAGTTGTTGTTGACGCATTGGGAAGCGGTTATTGGGGAGCGCGTTATATTGGCGCTCGCAGAGTTTTATAA
- the sigK gene encoding RNA polymerase sporulation sigma factor SigK, translating into MSFLVALATTVIKSISLLVAYVTNNTFPLPLSEKEEKIYLGRLKNGDEEAKNILIERNLRLVAHIVKKFDNTGEDVDDLISIGTIGLIKAINTFDLAKKIRLATYAARCIENEILMHLRSTRRIRSEVSLYDPIGVDKEGNEITLIDVLGTAPDVVAEAVENQCEHERLNKQISRLSSREKWVLEMRFGMPDGSRKTQRDIAKMLGISRSYVSRIEKRAIVKLGKNLAAEDNN; encoded by the coding sequence GTGTCATTTTTAGTGGCTTTAGCGACAACTGTAATAAAAAGTATTTCGTTGCTTGTTGCCTATGTAACAAACAACACCTTTCCTTTACCATTATCCGAAAAGGAAGAGAAGATATACCTGGGGAGATTAAAAAATGGTGATGAAGAAGCGAAAAATATCTTAATTGAGCGGAATCTTCGATTAGTAGCTCACATTGTTAAAAAATTCGATAATACCGGTGAGGATGTTGATGATTTAATTTCTATTGGTACGATTGGCTTAATTAAGGCAATTAATACTTTTGATTTAGCAAAAAAAATCCGGTTAGCCACTTATGCGGCACGTTGCATCGAAAATGAGATTTTAATGCATCTTCGTAGTACGAGACGAATTAGATCTGAAGTCAGTTTGTATGATCCTATTGGAGTAGATAAGGAGGGCAATGAAATTACGCTGATTGATGTTTTGGGAACAGCCCCCGATGTTGTTGCCGAAGCGGTAGAAAACCAATGTGAGCATGAACGGTTAAACAAACAAATCAGCCGGTTGAGCAGCCGGGAGAAATGGGTATTGGAAATGCGGTTTGGCATGCCGGATGGAAGCCGGAAAACCCAGCGTGATATCGCCAAGATGCTAGGGATTTCACGTTCTTATGTGTCAAGAATTGAAAAACGGGCCATTGTAAAGCTGGGTAAAAATTTAGCGGCTGAAGATAATAATTAG
- a CDS encoding glycosyltransferase family 2 protein: MKSISIVVPVYNEQENIENFYEEVVKCMQPLNYGFELIFVDDGSKDASAMLLDRLAQKDERVRALLLARNFGHQIALTCGLDYADGDAVITMDGDMQHPPEMLPMLIGKWEEGYEVVQTVRLTTEGVSWTKTAASNMYYKIINWLSTVHIQEGGSDFRLMDKKVVSSFRRFRERARFIRGMIGEIGYKQINVEFVAPKRFAGRSKFSLNKMLHFALDGITAYSKLPLRFAFYIGLICGLLSLLVTLHVVYIRLFTGEAVPGWATISASILLLGGLQLAGLGIIGEYVGRIFEEVKQRPLYLVSTELKKQRIFDNKAYEKNPIEGRILHKKEE, from the coding sequence ATGAAATCGATTTCAATTGTTGTGCCGGTTTATAATGAGCAGGAAAACATTGAAAACTTTTATGAAGAAGTAGTAAAGTGTATGCAGCCGCTGAATTACGGTTTTGAGCTGATTTTTGTAGATGATGGCTCAAAGGATGCCAGCGCAATGCTATTAGACAGACTGGCGCAAAAGGATGAACGGGTTAGGGCCTTGCTGCTGGCCCGTAATTTTGGTCACCAGATTGCCTTGACCTGCGGATTGGACTATGCTGACGGGGACGCCGTAATAACAATGGATGGCGATATGCAGCATCCCCCGGAAATGCTGCCAATGCTCATCGGAAAATGGGAAGAGGGCTACGAAGTGGTTCAAACTGTCAGGCTTACGACAGAAGGCGTATCGTGGACGAAAACGGCTGCTTCCAATATGTATTATAAAATAATTAACTGGCTGTCTACAGTGCATATTCAGGAGGGCGGTTCTGATTTTCGCCTGATGGATAAGAAGGTTGTCAGCAGCTTTCGCCGGTTCAGGGAACGGGCCAGGTTTATCAGAGGAATGATCGGTGAAATTGGCTACAAGCAGATCAATGTGGAGTTTGTCGCGCCGAAACGCTTTGCCGGGCGCTCAAAGTTTTCACTGAATAAAATGCTGCATTTTGCACTTGACGGTATAACCGCTTATTCTAAACTACCGTTAAGATTTGCCTTTTACATCGGTCTGATCTGTGGTTTGCTCAGTTTGCTTGTTACACTTCATGTTGTATATATCCGGCTTTTTACCGGCGAAGCCGTACCGGGCTGGGCTACCATTTCCGCCAGTATTTTATTGCTGGGCGGATTACAGCTGGCCGGGCTAGGTATTATCGGCGAGTATGTGGGACGAATTTTTGAAGAAGTTAAACAGCGCCCGTTGTATTTGGTCAGCACAGAACTGAAAAAACAGCGTATTTTTGACAATAAAGCATATGAAAAAAATCCGATTGAAGGAAGGATTTTGCATAAAAAGGAAGAATAA
- the trxA gene encoding thioredoxin, translating to MAVININGENDFNEKVLQADKPTLVDFWAPWCGPCKLVGPEVEAVADQHAGTAVVAKVNVDENQTLASRYNVMGVPTLLVIKNGQEVNRIVGYRPRAEISAALNGAK from the coding sequence ATGGCTGTAATTAATATTAATGGTGAAAACGATTTCAATGAGAAGGTCTTACAAGCAGATAAACCCACTCTGGTTGATTTTTGGGCTCCGTGGTGCGGGCCTTGCAAATTGGTTGGGCCGGAAGTCGAGGCAGTGGCTGATCAGCATGCCGGAACAGCCGTTGTGGCTAAGGTCAATGTTGATGAGAATCAAACCCTGGCTAGCCGGTACAATGTGATGGGTGTTCCGACCCTTCTGGTAATCAAGAATGGCCAGGAAGTCAACCGGATTGTCGGTTACCGGCCCCGCGCAGAGATAAGTGCCGCCTTGAATGGCGCGAAATAA
- a CDS encoding nitroreductase family protein: MKLFDAISDRRSIRTYTAAAVEKPVIEQLLKAAVQAPSATNSQPWAFAVIQDTNLLQQLSGQAKAFLLKQPRQDPALDNYRSLLTNPQFNIFYNAGTLIIIYARQIRLNAVENCSLAAQNLMLAAHGLGLGTCWIGFATPYLNQPEAKQQLEIPAAYTAIAPMITGYPQTVPAAKEKQPPEIIVWH, from the coding sequence ATGAAACTTTTTGATGCCATCAGCGACAGACGATCAATTAGAACCTATACAGCAGCAGCTGTGGAAAAGCCGGTAATTGAACAATTGCTGAAAGCCGCCGTACAGGCGCCAAGCGCTACCAATTCCCAACCCTGGGCTTTTGCCGTTATTCAGGATACAAACCTCTTGCAGCAACTCTCCGGTCAGGCCAAAGCCTTTTTATTAAAGCAGCCAAGACAAGACCCGGCGTTGGACAACTACCGTTCCCTGTTAACCAATCCCCAGTTCAACATTTTTTATAATGCCGGTACCCTCATTATTATTTACGCCAGGCAAATACGGCTTAACGCTGTCGAAAACTGCAGTTTAGCAGCGCAAAACCTGATGCTGGCAGCTCATGGCCTGGGTCTTGGCACTTGCTGGATCGGCTTTGCCACTCCCTATTTGAATCAGCCTGAGGCCAAACAGCAGCTGGAAATTCCCGCTGCCTATACTGCGATAGCGCCAATGATCACCGGTTATCCCCAAACAGTGCCTGCAGCCAAAGAAAAACAACCGCCTGAAATCATCGTTTGGCACTAA
- the aroH gene encoding chorismate mutase, translating into MRGVRGAITVEANDHTIVCERVIELLTAIVAENNIATEDIGAVIFSSTSDLDAAFPAEGARKMGWQEVPLFGTQEIDRANGLAGCIRVLVLWNTDLPQARIKHIYLRDAAQLRQDIKK; encoded by the coding sequence TTGCGTGGCGTCAGGGGAGCAATAACAGTCGAAGCAAATGATCATACTATAGTATGTGAACGGGTAATTGAATTATTAACGGCAATTGTGGCGGAAAATAATATTGCTACCGAGGATATTGGCGCAGTTATTTTCAGCTCCACATCCGATCTGGATGCTGCTTTTCCCGCTGAAGGAGCCCGTAAAATGGGGTGGCAGGAAGTTCCGTTGTTTGGCACGCAGGAGATTGACCGCGCCAACGGCCTGGCAGGGTGTATACGGGTCTTGGTTCTGTGGAATACAGATCTGCCACAGGCCAGGATAAAACATATCTATTTAAGGGATGCGGCCCAATTGCGGCAGGATATAAAGAAGTAA
- the yyaC gene encoding spore protease YyaC — MGKKIADKLIVHLSDGNAGIHLYEHFLKLLVKQENYAVRPWIFLCIGSDRYTGDALGPLVGTYLEEHSDAIIYGSLEYPVHAGNLEEVIHNINQQYYYPVVIAIDACLGKSNEIGNIEIWEGGLHAGIAVGNRLPYVGHISIVGVVNSGSQVGYLDLQNTPLSIVVKLSKAIGRALTEAIAAVSPAIADSVVSG, encoded by the coding sequence ATGGGGAAAAAAATCGCTGATAAACTTATTGTTCATCTATCGGATGGCAATGCTGGCATACATTTATATGAGCATTTTCTCAAGCTGCTGGTAAAACAGGAAAACTATGCAGTACGGCCCTGGATTTTTCTTTGTATTGGCTCAGACCGCTATACGGGAGATGCTCTGGGCCCTTTGGTTGGTACGTATTTAGAAGAACATAGCGATGCCATCATTTATGGCAGCCTGGAGTATCCCGTACATGCCGGCAACCTTGAGGAAGTGATTCATAATATTAATCAACAGTATTATTATCCGGTGGTCATTGCCATTGATGCCTGTCTTGGAAAAAGCAATGAAATTGGCAATATCGAGATATGGGAAGGCGGCTTGCATGCCGGCATTGCTGTAGGCAACAGGCTGCCTTACGTCGGACATATATCAATCGTGGGCGTGGTTAACTCCGGAAGTCAGGTTGGCTATCTGGATTTGCAGAATACACCACTTTCTATTGTTGTTAAACTTAGTAAAGCGATCGGCAGAGCGCTGACTGAAGCAATTGCTGCTGTCAGCCCGGCAATTGCAGACAGCGTCGTATCGGGTTAG
- a CDS encoding TMEM165/GDT1 family protein, whose protein sequence is MLAFITSLLAVVLAEMGDKTQLLAMAFATRYRWQTVMWGVLAATIFNHLLAVVLGVYLTKFVPMNVVQIAAAAAFILFGLWTIRGDKLDNTTEKTSYSPFWTVAIAFFIAEMGDKTQLATVALAARFNTILPVWLGTTAGMMVADGIGILIGIVLGKKIPDRLVKWFAALIFILFGLYGLYQNVPAYLLTLPVIIGVCAVIILLIYLVQRNP, encoded by the coding sequence ATGTTGGCCTTTATCACATCTTTGCTGGCGGTCGTTTTAGCTGAAATGGGAGATAAGACCCAATTGCTGGCGATGGCGTTTGCTACCCGTTATCGCTGGCAAACGGTCATGTGGGGCGTGCTGGCGGCAACCATTTTCAATCATTTGCTGGCCGTGGTACTTGGTGTGTATTTAACTAAATTTGTGCCAATGAACGTTGTCCAAATCGCCGCCGCCGCCGCCTTTATCTTATTCGGCCTTTGGACCATCCGGGGTGATAAGCTGGACAATACGACCGAGAAAACGTCCTATAGTCCGTTCTGGACAGTAGCGATTGCGTTTTTTATTGCCGAGATGGGTGATAAGACACAGCTGGCAACTGTTGCTCTGGCAGCCAGATTCAATACAATACTGCCGGTATGGCTGGGGACTACGGCCGGTATGATGGTTGCCGACGGCATCGGCATCCTGATCGGTATTGTCTTAGGCAAAAAAATTCCCGACAGACTGGTCAAATGGTTTGCCGCGCTGATTTTCATTTTGTTTGGCTTATACGGCTTGTATCAAAATGTTCCGGCCTATTTGCTGACACTGCCGGTCATAATAGGGGTATGCGCTGTTATTATTCTGCTTATTTACCTGGTTCAACGAAATCCTTGA
- the thiE gene encoding thiamine phosphate synthase yields MQPRSGLKNFMESDIYGLTAEEYSLGRSNIEVVNQMIAAGIKVIQYREKNKKAFYMYQECLKIREQTRQAGVTFIVNDHIDLAIAVGADGVHIGQEDLPPKEVRRLVGNSMLIGLSTHLPVQAETAVRSGVVDYIGVGPIFATQTKKDVGQPVGWPYLEFVAKNINLPFVAIGGIKEHNVAEVCRHGARICAIVTDIVGAADIPAKVKAIRRAMAGKDEVGFSSI; encoded by the coding sequence GTGCAGCCACGCAGTGGATTAAAAAACTTTATGGAAAGCGATATTTACGGGCTGACTGCTGAGGAGTACTCTTTGGGCCGCAGCAATATAGAGGTTGTAAACCAAATGATTGCCGCGGGGATCAAAGTCATTCAATACCGGGAGAAGAATAAGAAAGCATTTTATATGTATCAGGAGTGTCTGAAAATACGCGAGCAAACCAGGCAGGCCGGAGTAACGTTTATTGTCAATGATCATATTGATTTGGCCATTGCCGTAGGCGCTGATGGCGTGCATATCGGTCAGGAAGACTTGCCGCCCAAGGAAGTCAGGCGGCTGGTAGGCAATTCAATGCTCATTGGTTTATCCACCCATCTGCCGGTTCAGGCTGAAACCGCCGTTAGGAGCGGCGTTGTGGACTACATCGGCGTTGGTCCGATTTTTGCCACGCAAACAAAAAAGGATGTTGGTCAGCCGGTTGGCTGGCCGTATTTGGAATTTGTAGCGAAAAACATAAATTTGCCGTTTGTCGCCATTGGCGGAATAAAAGAACATAATGTCGCCGAAGTGTGCAGGCATGGCGCCAGGATTTGCGCCATTGTTACCGATATTGTCGGCGCTGCCGATATTCCGGCCAAAGTTAAAGCAATCCGGCGGGCGATGGCAGGCAAGGATGAAGTGGGCTTTTCCAGTATATAG
- a CDS encoding HyaD/HybD family hydrogenase maturation endopeptidase has translation MPEITVLGVGNILLQDEGFGVRVIEELGKTYNFAQNVEVLDGGTLGLGLLPYLKGTDKLIIVDAVAGTLAPGEFYQFTANEIAAYFGSSLSLHELGLQEVLAALEMLEKPVKDMVIFGIQPACVAPGLELSPLISGKVGPAMEKVLEQLRVWQVEIALAESISFAGGCWKGRRS, from the coding sequence ATGCCGGAAATCACAGTACTCGGGGTAGGGAATATCTTGCTGCAGGATGAAGGCTTTGGGGTCAGGGTTATTGAGGAGCTTGGCAAAACCTACAATTTTGCTCAAAATGTCGAGGTTCTGGATGGCGGTACACTCGGCTTAGGCCTATTACCCTATTTAAAGGGTACCGATAAGCTGATCATTGTAGACGCAGTAGCCGGAACGCTGGCGCCGGGAGAATTTTATCAGTTTACAGCAAACGAGATAGCGGCTTATTTCGGATCGAGCCTTTCCTTGCATGAACTGGGGCTGCAGGAAGTGCTGGCGGCGTTGGAAATGCTGGAAAAGCCGGTTAAGGATATGGTGATTTTCGGTATTCAGCCGGCCTGCGTAGCTCCTGGCCTGGAGCTGTCGCCGCTGATCAGCGGCAAGGTTGGGCCGGCCATGGAAAAGGTGCTGGAACAATTACGGGTGTGGCAGGTTGAAATAGCGCTGGCTGAAAGCATATCCTTTGCTGGCGGCTGTTGGAAAGGCCGCCGCAGTTAA
- a CDS encoding HD domain-containing protein: protein MMNATREEAWKLLQQHVGNESLLKHCLAVEIAMRAYAEMFSEDQEYWGAVGLLHDIDFEKYPDQHPYQAGSLLAPHGFDVEFIANVESHDRNWPGERTLLQKTLLAVDELTGFIIACALVRPDKSLEKLEVKSVMKKMKDKAFARAVNRETIITSADALGVELKEHIAYVAKALAAAVQKPKYQKLA from the coding sequence ATGATGAACGCCACAAGGGAAGAAGCCTGGAAACTGCTTCAGCAGCATGTTGGTAATGAGTCTTTGCTAAAACACTGTCTGGCGGTTGAGATTGCAATGCGCGCCTATGCTGAAATGTTTTCCGAGGATCAGGAATACTGGGGCGCTGTCGGGCTTTTACATGACATTGACTTTGAGAAATATCCTGATCAGCATCCGTACCAGGCCGGAAGTTTATTGGCGCCGCATGGATTTGACGTCGAATTTATTGCCAACGTAGAATCTCACGATAGAAACTGGCCGGGTGAGCGGACTTTATTGCAAAAAACTCTGCTGGCGGTTGATGAATTAACCGGATTTATTATCGCCTGTGCGCTGGTAAGACCGGATAAAAGCCTTGAGAAGCTTGAAGTCAAGTCGGTAATGAAAAAAATGAAAGACAAAGCTTTTGCCAGGGCGGTAAATAGAGAGACGATTATTACCAGTGCCGACGCATTGGGGGTGGAATTAAAAGAGCACATAGCATATGTGGCCAAAGCTCTGGCGGCAGCCGTCCAAAAGCCGAAATATCAAAAGCTGGCCTAG
- a CDS encoding MarR family winged helix-turn-helix transcriptional regulator, protein MKKKNVVALTSRIADKAHKLIIRELQIQGINGIVPSHGGILLLLFSGEKYTMKVLAERIHRTKPTVTVLVDKLVDLGYVTKEKSYEDNRVTFIALTEKGVALKPVFTMISDKLNTIVYNGISDTEAENLERILEKINHNLEES, encoded by the coding sequence ATGAAGAAAAAAAATGTTGTCGCGCTTACGAGCAGAATAGCGGACAAAGCTCATAAGCTCATTATCCGGGAACTTCAAATCCAGGGGATTAATGGTATCGTTCCCTCCCATGGAGGCATCCTCCTTCTTCTGTTCAGCGGGGAGAAGTATACGATGAAAGTCTTAGCTGAAAGAATTCACAGAACAAAACCAACAGTTACAGTTTTGGTGGATAAGCTCGTGGATCTTGGCTATGTTACTAAGGAAAAGAGCTACGAGGATAATCGAGTGACTTTTATTGCATTAACGGAGAAAGGAGTTGCATTAAAGCCAGTATTTACGATGATTTCAGATAAGCTAAATACAATTGTGTATAATGGTATTTCAGACACAGAGGCAGAAAATTTAGAGAGGATACTGGAAAAAATAAACCACAATTTAGAAGAGTCATAG